From the genome of Pedosphaera parvula Ellin514, one region includes:
- a CDS encoding sodium:solute symporter family protein, which produces MPRLLQLTWLDYLILGSYFVFVVGIGAVLKRRMKGSGDFLLSGRSIPAWVTGLAFLSANLGAQEMIGMAASGAKYGIMTCHFYWLGAIPAMVFLAIFMMPFYYGSKARSVPEYLKLRFDEKTRAFNAVSFLVMTVFSSGISLHALAKLLEILLGWNYSASIAFSAAVVLVYIFLGGLTSAIYNEVLQFFMIVLGFAPLVFLALKDVGGWSELQQKLAPVATNAGFAPGAWSHLWRHAGSPAENPLGVNGFVLVSGLGFVLSFGYWCTDFLVIQRALAARSISAARRTPLIAAVPKMMFPALVILPGMIAIALHHGGGNQLLPMTKAGTPDYNMTIPILLAKYLPTGVIGVGFTALMASFMSGMAGNVTAFNTIWTYDIYESYIAPKRSDQHYFWMGRMATVFGILFSVGAAYLASAFNNIMDMLQLVFGFVNAPLFATFLLGMFWRRTTGHGAFWGLLGGTVAAAIFHGLSLPQGDVAGIKGGWITHLFTPYSEMSQNFTIAIVAWVCCFGLTILISLVTRQRKSEGELKGLVYSLTPKPKAEGGPWYERPVTLAVLVLAGVTLLNILFW; this is translated from the coding sequence ATGCCGCGACTGCTGCAATTGACATGGCTGGATTATTTGATCCTGGGATCATATTTCGTTTTTGTCGTTGGGATTGGGGCGGTCCTGAAGCGGAGGATGAAGGGGAGCGGGGATTTTCTTCTGTCAGGCAGATCCATACCTGCGTGGGTCACGGGATTGGCTTTTCTATCGGCTAATTTGGGAGCGCAAGAGATGATCGGGATGGCGGCGTCGGGCGCGAAGTATGGGATCATGACCTGCCACTTCTACTGGCTGGGTGCGATTCCGGCGATGGTGTTCCTGGCGATCTTCATGATGCCGTTTTATTACGGGTCGAAAGCGCGGTCGGTGCCTGAATATTTGAAGTTGCGCTTCGATGAAAAGACACGTGCGTTTAATGCGGTTTCATTCCTGGTAATGACAGTATTTTCGTCGGGCATTTCGTTGCACGCGTTGGCGAAGTTGCTCGAGATACTGCTGGGGTGGAATTACAGTGCAAGCATCGCTTTCTCAGCGGCGGTGGTGTTGGTTTACATCTTTCTCGGTGGATTGACTTCGGCGATTTACAATGAGGTGCTGCAGTTCTTCATGATTGTGCTTGGGTTTGCACCACTGGTCTTTCTGGCATTGAAGGATGTGGGAGGTTGGAGCGAATTACAGCAAAAGCTGGCGCCGGTGGCGACCAATGCTGGCTTCGCACCCGGAGCGTGGAGTCACCTTTGGCGACACGCGGGAAGCCCGGCAGAAAACCCGCTGGGAGTGAATGGGTTTGTGTTGGTTAGCGGACTGGGGTTTGTGTTGTCGTTTGGATATTGGTGCACGGACTTCCTGGTGATTCAACGGGCATTGGCGGCGCGCTCTATCTCAGCGGCGCGCCGAACTCCTTTGATTGCAGCTGTGCCGAAGATGATGTTTCCGGCACTGGTGATTTTGCCGGGGATGATCGCCATTGCATTGCATCATGGGGGTGGGAATCAACTGCTGCCGATGACCAAGGCTGGGACGCCGGATTACAATATGACGATTCCCATTTTGTTGGCGAAGTATTTGCCGACGGGAGTGATTGGGGTTGGGTTCACGGCATTGATGGCATCGTTTATGTCGGGCATGGCGGGGAACGTGACGGCGTTCAACACGATTTGGACGTATGACATTTACGAGAGCTACATTGCGCCGAAGCGGTCGGATCAGCATTATTTTTGGATGGGGCGGATGGCGACGGTGTTTGGGATCTTATTCAGTGTGGGTGCGGCATACCTCGCATCCGCGTTCAATAACATCATGGACATGTTGCAGCTCGTGTTTGGGTTCGTGAACGCACCGCTGTTCGCGACGTTTTTGCTCGGGATGTTCTGGCGTCGAACGACGGGACATGGTGCATTTTGGGGATTGCTGGGTGGGACGGTAGCGGCCGCGATTTTTCATGGACTATCGTTGCCGCAAGGAGATGTGGCGGGAATCAAGGGTGGATGGATCACTCATTTGTTTACGCCATATAGTGAGATGAGCCAGAACTTCACGATCGCTATTGTGGCCTGGGTGTGTTGCTTTGGGCTGACGATCTTGATTTCGCTGGTTACCAGGCAGAGGAAGAGCGAGGGAGAGTTGAAAGGGTTGGTGTATTCACTGACACCGAAACCCAAAGCTGAGGGCGGGCCATGGTATGAACGGCCGGTGACTTTGGCGGTACTGGTGCTCGCAGGCGTGACGCTTTTAAATATTTTATTCTGGTGA
- a CDS encoding DUF6036 family nucleotidyltransferase — protein MKIEKWNPVVKWDSPAGQTLKLLAVALPKDRIFRITVFGSAPLQLSLDANFLSADVDIFAEEDLSQIIDRNQLGMGQRPIYIEQCVPSTFSAGPDWPLRSYIERLENVEFCLPHPIDILVSKLSRLEEKDVRAFRLVYGLTNEPTEDQLKEVLMNAVDLFRPRFDEERAVGDILLNTRRAWEILYGKTIDVRAEIVVPALERRRKGYGLDAGGLKEDLSKLNRDSQK, from the coding sequence TCCCGCCGGACAGACGTTGAAGCTGCTGGCTGTAGCACTGCCTAAGGATCGGATTTTCAGGATTACGGTGTTTGGTTCTGCACCACTGCAGCTTTCACTCGATGCCAATTTTTTGAGCGCGGATGTGGACATCTTTGCCGAGGAGGACCTTTCGCAAATAATTGATCGCAACCAATTGGGAATGGGGCAGCGTCCAATTTATATCGAGCAATGTGTCCCCAGCACCTTCAGCGCGGGACCCGACTGGCCCTTGCGATCCTACATTGAGCGTTTGGAAAATGTGGAATTTTGCCTTCCCCATCCGATTGATATTTTAGTTTCAAAGCTGAGCCGTTTGGAAGAGAAAGATGTGCGGGCATTCCGGCTAGTGTATGGGCTGACCAACGAGCCGACTGAAGATCAATTGAAGGAAGTTCTCATGAATGCCGTTGATTTGTTTCGGCCTCGTTTTGATGAGGAACGCGCGGTTGGAGATATTTTGCTCAACACTCGAAGAGCCTGGGAAATCCTTTATGGCAAGACCATCGATGTGCGTGCAGAAATTGTCGTGCCTGCCCTGGAGAGAAGAAGAAAGGGTTACGGTTTAGACGCGGGCGGGTTGAAAGAGGATCTGTCGAAATTAAACAGGGATTCCCAGAAATAA